One window of Aspergillus oryzae RIB40 DNA, chromosome 3 genomic DNA carries:
- a CDS encoding uncharacterized protein (predicted protein) yields MRLDIHKSFRLSILPVPTLHQVLKRKDPAVFLNVPRFMNWKDELCIRVSEGLCSGYWICQGPPEKPLRPKDSDVVLLWFHGGAYYLGGPLGEAVALLRTAECAASIFSVDYTLAPFATYPRQQEEAVAAYRHLLFNEGIEASRIVVGGESAGGHLALSFLLALTETTLPKPGGSLLLCPWSNLTNESPSFKRDRYKDALNKHLLDRDVNTFIPRDLSGHLPPLAIVNFTRPFTGRQAWKQVLPAHSWISISGHDIFLDDTHNLVHQARLDGALVDLEITDGEPHGWQFAANKASEMIYSNLPPNKEVPERYLRAIIQNYCRGAALSSIYQDSPSS; encoded by the exons ATGAGGTTGGACATTCACAAATCCTTCAGGCTCTCCATTCTTCCTGTACCAACTCTACATCAAGTGCTCAAGCGAAAGGATCCCGCAGTCTTTCTGAATGTACCCAGGTTCATGAACTGGAAAGACGAGCTGTGTATCAGAGTATCCGAAGGACTGTGCTCGGGTTACTGGATCTGCCAAGGGCCGCCTGAGAAACCTCTACGGCCAAAGGACAGCGACGTAGTACTTCTCTGGTTTCATGGGGGTGCTTACTACTTGGGCGGCCCCTTGGGTGAGGCTGTGGCTCTGCTAAGGACTGCAGAATGTGCAGCCAGCATATTTTCCGTGGACTACACGCTAGCACCATTCGCGACTTATCCACgtcagcaagaagaagctgtggCTGCTTACCGCCATTTGCTGTTCAACGAGGGGATTGAGGCCAGTAGGATcgttgttggaggagaatCCGCCGGGGGTCATTTAGCTCTATCATTTCTACTTGCCTTGACAGAAACAACCCTTCCAAAGCCTGGGGGCTCTTTGCTTCTCTGTCCATGGAGCAACCTCACAAATGAATCACCGTCATTCAAGAGAGACAGGTATAAGGATGCTCTCAATAAACACCTTCTAGATCGAGACGTGAATACTTTCATCCCGAGAGATCTTAGTGGGCATCTGCCGCCTCTCGCGATTGTGAACTTTACACGGCCGTTCACAGGTCGACAGGCTTGGAAGCAGGTGCTCCCGGCACATTCATGGATCAGTATTAGCGGTcatgatatcttccttgatgatacTCATAATCTTGTTCATCAGGCCCGGCTTGATGGGGCACTGGTTGACCTCGAAATCACGGACGGCGAGCCGCATGGTTGGCAGTTTGCTGCTAATAAAGCTTCAGAGATGATTTATAGCAATCTTCCTCCAAACAAGGAAGTTCCAGAGAGG TACTTGAGGGCTATCATTCAAAATTACTGCCGTGGAGCTGCCCTATCATCAATCTACCAAGATTCCCCAAGTTCCTGA
- a CDS encoding uncharacterized protein (predicted protein) — MVMKSIHGAAHFCGFITELSPLAMDYLRYLADTAFLKMVYGCEYVLRSYTKKYLRTVRDVAQLMSQIAIDATHAAKVYGDSILEKVDRIEQSLQEHSALYPQGLEPSTESHVQSDPSSSSTAQYDLMKAFYV; from the exons ATGGTCATGAAATCGATCCACGGTGCTGCACACTTTTGCGGCTTTATTACAGAGCTGTCGCCACTGGCGATGGATTACCTGCGCTACCTAGCAGATACGGCTTTCCTCAAAATGGTTTATGGCTGCGAATACGTTCTAAGGAGTT ACACCAAGAAATACCTCCGTACGGTGAGGGATGTTGCTCAGTTGATGTCTCAAATCGCGATCGACGCAACCCATGCGGCGAAGGTATATGGTGATAGTATTCTGGAAAAGGTGGATCGCATCGAGCAGAGCTTGCAGGAACACAGCGCATTATATCCACAGGGACTGGAGCCCTCCACCGAGAGTCATGTCCAAAGCGACCCTAGCTCATCTAGTACTGCACAGTATGATCTGATGAAGGCCTTTTACGTCTAA
- a CDS encoding uncharacterized protein (predicted protein): MSILILETVEKQADTSELGDKKPAPSSRQLLRTSAILYRSGGVRLLLNGIGSACTYWAMHISVAKLSTTLLPSSAAHILASVLLAETHFLCTARTILPRDQLRFVSNPGDRRRWLVLPTLAYAAAETVMLHVPAVFDSSIAPVPDEEVTMAGLLYIVRSDILVSGLMLSAQLFLLLPSYMVLILVQASLLPPTCETLVFSPSRHQRGRRVGEIFSAVNRGPLRAQEAAQMIRTGQLLSCLELHGKMCLCLVGVAAVVHSVIYCML; this comes from the coding sequence ATGTCTATCTTAATCCTTGAAACTGTAGAGAAGCAGGCCGATACTTCTGAGCTAGGGGACAAGAAGCCAGCTCCCTCCAGTCGCCAACTGCTCCGAACTAGTGCCATCCTCTACCGCAGTGGGGGTGTCCGTCTTCTCCTGAATGGCATCGGTTCCGCCTGTACCTACTGGGCCATGCACATCTCGGTGGCGAAATTATCAACTACTCTGCTTCCCAGTTCAGCCGCGCATATCCTCGCATCAGTCCTGCTCGCCGAGACCCATTTCCTCTGTACTGCGCGTACTATCCTGCCGCGTGACCAGCTGCGCTTCGTGTCCAACCCCGGCGACCGCCGACGATGGCTGGTGCTTCCCACTCTAGCCTATGCCGCGGCTGAAACGGTGATGCTGCATGTGCCGGCTGTATTCGACAGCAGCATCGCCCCAGTGCCAGACGAGGAAGTCACAATGGCGGGATTATTGTACATTGTGAGATCCGACATCCTGGTATCAGGGCTCATGCTCTCTGCCCAGctgtttctcctccttccctctTACATGGTGTTAATCCTGGTCCAGGCCAGTCTTCTGCCGCCCACCTGCGAGACGCTGGTCTTTAGTCCGTCGAGACACCAGCGGGGCAGACGGGTGGGGGAGATCTTTTCGGCGGTTAACCGAGGACCACTACGAGCACAGGAGGCGGCGCAGATGATTAGGACGGGACAGTTACTCAGTTGTCTGGAACTGCATGGAAAGATGTGTCTATGTTTGGTTGGGGTTGCCGCTGTGGTGCATTCAGTGATCTACTGTATGTTGTAG
- a CDS encoding uncharacterized protein (predicted protein) produces MANTSSVLSEAFRLHQVVRCSLAEEDPCQGGSHKVLKVVFGDSVQWAARLCHDPNNWKYELRAVKMFQHIKQTHPDIRAPSVSFKAENPVLYSDPPDFIPEQNPRYSAWLTESLDRGLRRTLTGTARWGDAIDYLIMRSMIPEYAGEYDKYTDVGFAHGDLNAYNIMKDDDFHLTGEEPQGCELPAECRAFFVSRAE; encoded by the exons ATGGCAAACACCTCTAGTGTTCTCTCTGAAGCCTTCCGCCTTCATCAGGTAGTTCGGTGCTCActtgccgaagaagatcctTGTCAGGGTGGCTCACACAAAGTGCTCAAAGTTGTCTTTGGAGATTCCGTGCAGTGGGCTGCACGCCTATGCCATGATCCTAACAATTGGAAATATGAGTTGCGTGCTGTTAAGATGTTTCAACACATCAAACAAACCCATCCAGACATCAGAGCACCAAGTGTGTCTTTCAAGGCAGAAAACCCTGTCCTGTATTCAGA TCCCCCTGATTTTATTCCAGAGCAAAATCCCCGGTATTCAGCTTGGCTCACGGAGAGCTTAGACCGAGGTCTCCGACGAACTCTGACTGGAACTGCTAGATGGGGTGATGCCATCGACTATCTGAtcatgaggtcgatgatccCCGAGTATGCTGGAGAATATGACAAGTACACAGATGTTGGCTTCGCCCATGGAGACCTGAATGCGTATAATATCATGAAAGATGATGACTTTCACTTGACAGG AGAAGAACCTCAAGGCTGCGAACTCCCAGCTGAATGCCGTGCTTTCTTTGTATCCCGAGCTGAATGA
- a CDS encoding uncharacterized protein (predicted protein) — protein sequence MTVFGFYAMLVTDTRAAVMAMRGHWRLFSSAKRTNAAVYVAIVQMAQTSGGTQHVINQLLGCTGALPVTRGIKGACQKLQIRLPNLHYASAAVNQILKTGTCELCRTKYAKMWWAGCKSSECGPDELTYQEYREKVGNATMKPEFFAYLKRAHGIDRSAAAVVEAKQLEDALNIEG from the exons ATGACAGTGTTCGGGTTCTATGCTATGCTTGTTACAGATACCAGAGCCGCAGTAATGGCAATGAGAGGCCATTGGAGACTATTCTCAAGCGCCAAAAGGACCAACGCCGCTGTATATGTTGCAATTGTCCAGATGGCCCAAACGTCAGGTGGAACCCAGCACGTGATCAACCAACTACTGGGCTGTACAGGTGCGCTGCCTGTCACGCGCGGTATCAAAGGAGCTTGCCAGAAGCTCCAGATCAGACTACCCAATCTTCACTATGCGTCAGCTGCAGTGAATCAAATCCTAAAGACTGGCAC GTGCGAGCTTTGCCGGACTAAGTACGCCAAGATGTGGTGGGCAGGATGCAAATCATC CGAATGCGGGCCCGATGAGCTCACTTACCAGGAATACCGTGAAAAAGTCGGTAATGCGACCATGAAACCGGAGTTCTTCGCCTACTTGAAACGCGCCCATGGCATCGACAGGTCGGCAGCGGCAGTGGTGGAAGCGAAACAACTGGAGGATGCCCTAAACATAGAGGGATAA
- a CDS encoding uncharacterized protein (predicted protein): MPSNNVPPTNDHAHHDWDTVKADKVHRPSAVEQSRTESAEIGEKSSSRKGYQKSMSSGVEEKSSLRPVPKTTAAGGKTLGGKKNKKAKAPSDQRSILSFMGPAHEAGETSEPLQTSHRPGPQTTAAGGKIRGGKKGKKASVPSNQGSILSFMGPAEEAGQTSEPLQTGCITAGKRPPTEAVAENASESKRAKIIKEEPVVSVKAEEELEDTLYDIKEEEEEEVPFNPEDYADVILIEDEEYPDELKYEDAAGHDVEENDLSEQVSQEAGYFEEEGFISDADRYQTAGIADEDHEALQESFDKSMHRVIRYLFGYAQRTPFKELSSNDSYIAKGMYNWLRRADPEVVYRLYQAIIPVSTRTILGHDRLTCQHILALPKVSPSRREKGVYLDLVTSPSDNGGLYTGSTKKSFVVRIPAHKYQIQRNGSVKGTHYMYIREKTNRKPNFRVVAVFPRDMPELGIENANSEWLIRFLEAVIMIVLDTFTPGSISRFSITQDRLNHLKFECDLRDTIFESLNHALPTKQPVESNLPKVCSTCGKDKYTRWCLDFNVSTLGARRLCPSCYQYKRIHGIDRPASLYNRLPRPTSGPCCNPNCSVEASTRWRRDPNDSVRVLCYAC, from the coding sequence ATGCCCTCCAACAACGTACCCCCTACTAACGACCACGCGCACCACGATTGGGACACCGTGAAAGCGGATAAAGTCCATCGTCCGAGTGCCGTTGAACAAAGCCGGACTGAGTCCGCCGAGATTGGGGAGAAATCTTCATCTCGCAAGGGGTACCAGAAGTCCATGTCTTCCGGAGTCGAGGAGAAATCTTCACTCCGTCCAGTCCCTAAAACCACCGCAGCTGGGGGTAAAACCCTGGGCGgtaagaaaaataagaaggCGAAAGCGCCATCTGACCAGCGCAGTATCCTCAGTTTCATGGGGCCTGCTCACGAAGCCGGTGAAACATCCGAGCCTCTACAAACCTCACACCGTCCAGGCCCTCAGACCACCGCAGCTGGAGGTAAAATCCGGGGCGGTAAGAAAGGTAAGAAGGCGAGCGTGCCATCTAACCAGGGCAGTATCCTCAGTTTCATGGGGCCTGCTGAAGAAGCCGGTCAAACATCCGAGCCTCTTCAAACCGGTTGTATTACAGCCGGAAAACGCCCTCCGACCGAAGCTGTAGCTGAAAATGCCAGCGAGTCGAAGAGGGCTAAAATAATCAAAGAAGAGCCCGTCGTGTCTGtaaaggccgaggaagagcttgaagatacCCTCTACgacatcaaagaagaagaagaagaagaagtcccCTTCAACCCGGAGGACTACGCCGACGTCATCCTTATTGAGGACGAGGAGTACCCCGACGAATTAAAGTATGAGGACGCCGCCGGGCACGATGTCGAAGAGAATGACCTGTCGGAACAAGTTTCTCAGGAGGCGGGCTATtttgaggaggagggttttATTTCGGACGCGGATCGGTATCAGACTGCCGGTATCGCGGACGAAGATCATGAGGCTCTCCAAGAGAGCTTCGACAAAAGCATGCATAGGGTTATTAGATACCTGTTCGGCTATGCGCAAAGAACCCCTTTCAAGGAACTTTCAAGTAACGATTCCTATATCGCAAAGGGTATGTATAATTGGCTGCGGAGAGCAGATCCTGAGGTTGTATATCGCCTATATCAGGCGATCATCCCTGTGTCTACTCGCACCATCCTGGGCCACGATAGACTGACCTGCCAACACATTCTTGCTCTTCCAAAGGTGAGCCCCTCGCGTAGGGAAAAGGGTGTGTATTTGGATCTTGTCACTAGTCCCAGCGACAATGGTGGACTCTATACGGGGTCAACTAAAAAATCTTTCGTCGTGCGGATTCCAGCGCACAAATATCAGATCCAACGAAATGGGTCTGTAAAAGGTACACACTATATGTACATCCGAGAGAAGACAAACAGAAAGCCCAACTTTCGCGTGGTTGCTGTCTTCCCTCGAGATATGCCAGAACTTGGGATCGAAAATGCGAATAGCGAATGGCTAATCCGCTTTCTCGAGGCGGTTATCATGATCGTGCTCGATACGTTCACACCGGGATCCATATCCCGATTCTCGATAACACAAGACCGGCTCAACCACCTGAAGTTCGAATGTGACCTCAGAGATACAATCTTTGAATCCCTGAACCACGCTTTGCCGACAAAGCAGCCGGTTGAGTCCAACTTACCTAAGGTATGTAGCACGTGTGGTAAAGACAAGTACACTAGATGGTGCTTGGATTTCAATGTTTCAACGTTGGGAGCCCGCCGCCTTTGCCCTTCATGTTATCAATACAAGAGAATACACGGCATCGACAGGCCTGCTTCCCTTTATAACAGGCTACCTCGACCAACCTCCGGGCCATGCTGTAACCCAAACTGCAGTGTAGAGGCATCTACGAGATGGCGACGGGACCCAAATGACAGTGTTCGGGTTCTATGCTATGCTTGCTAA